The sequence TTACTCGTGACAGGAAATACCGCACTCACATGAATCCGTTACAGAGGTGTGCTCCCTTCACTTTGCTCTCTGGCAACGAAGGAGTTTCTTCTTCACGGGTCGTCTGAACAGGAACGAGGGATACTGACATGGCGGGCGGACGAAAGCCAAACCGGGTGAAAGCGTCTGATGACAGATCGGGTACTCTTCATCTGTGGCAGCTGATATACGTAAAGTGAGTTCCGGTTTGTTAGGGGAAACAAAGGAAACCAAGGGTGGCGACGAAAGGAAAAACTCAATATTCCGGCCCTGCAGTTGGACTATGAAACTGCCGATCTCTTGTCAgagagcagaaggcgcacgTGGTGGGGAGTCTGACCTTGTTCTGCAAGTTAACGATCCAGGGAAGGCTTGACACCATTAttcgcttctctctggcCAGCTCAAGCAGATCGAAAAAACTCTGTGCTACACCAAAAACTATTTAAATCGAAAACGATGCCACGGAGACGACCGGGAAGGAGCCGGTATATAACCAAAAACAAAGAGCAGAAAACCAATACACTCAGACGACGGGCGGACACAACGGCTTCTTGTAGACGTGCGAAGGCGCTACCAACGGAAAGTGTTGACCCTGCTCGAGCAAAAACTCTCTCCTGCAGAGCTTGAGGAAGCTAGTATTTCGAGAGGAGGACTCCTTGCCGTTACATACTTTTGCCTGAGGGCAAGGCTGCGAACGACCGACAAAGCCCCTACTATGTCTCCCTTGCAGCGGGAATCCTTCATGCAGTGCGTACGGCCTTGTTCACACCCAGCTGTAGTTCAGAAAGAGACGGCAAAAGAGGTTTAGAACCACAACAGAGATAGGGAGCGGCAGCGATGCGATAAAAAACTCAGCGTCATCGTTCTGAGACGCTGAATGATTCGATACTTTTttgtcgctgcggcggcagcccccATTTTGGCCACTACACGTGCTGAGACCTTGCCACAACGGCGCCCCAGACGACGCCTTGTTTCTCCGACCTCTAACTTTCCAGTGCCTCGTGTGCATCTTATAAATGCTTTTGTGTGGGCATCCTCAAGCACTTGCGGAGCATAGTTGCGAACGACAGCGCCTCCACGGGGTTGTTCTTGTGGACTTATGGGCAATGACACTGACCTCACGTTTGTCTAAAAAAACGGAGTGACAACCCTGCGTAACTTAACGTATAGCTCCCAGTGAGAGCGCTGTTCCGAACTGCGGCAGACATATTCGTCTGTTAACCGACCGTAGCTCGCCAGAGAGGACTGAATACAACAAcggaagagggggggggggggttgcGTTTATCTTCGTGGATGCCGCGGCAGCAAAGACCTCGAAGACGGCacgagcgcaggcgagcctGCGTGGAAGATAGTCAAATCACTGCATCCCAACATCAATGCTTCCGCGTTGTAGGCAGTGATGGTGTGTCACTATCAGTAGTAGGCAACGTGAAGGATACTTCACTCTTCGCTCGTACATTTGCATGCATCGGCATTCTGAGTCTCAGCCGTTCCTTTCGGTTAGAGTGTGAACATCCCGTAAGAATTGCGCGTGACTGTGCGCCAGGCATCGTAACACACAAAAGTACACGCACAGCCAGCATATGTATGCCTCGCAAAAGACTAAAAAAAGACGTGCTACCTACACTGGCGCCGCATAGCTGACAACCAAGGAGGGgtggcggaggagaggaggtCGAATATGCGACGTGAAGAGAAAGGCCTGCATTCTTCAGTGCTTCCAGTGTGTAGTCTCGTCCTCTACTGGGGTCAATGCGAGTCTTGGCTTTTAGCTTGAGACGCCTCATACAAAAAGCGCACTGGCTCATATCTTGTCAGTTGCGAGCCATTGCTGAGGACGCCGACCGGAATGACAACCGTTTCGTTTGTTATCCAAAGCAAGTCACAACTGTAACACGGAAGCTCAACCCCCCTGGCTGTAGCATTTCAGCGACAGGGGAAAGACACACGGAAGGAGCCTCTTCATAGTTCTCGTAGCGCTTCACACTTGACCTGCCCCTGCTCAGCTGCGCAGGCTGACAAAACCGTCCGCTCCCTTCCAGTCCACCGTGACCTGTTGACTGGTCAGGTTCTTGCGTCGCAAAAAGTTCTGGAAAGCCGTCTGGCTGTCGACGGAGAGCTTGTGCGGCGTTGTCACCTTCTTGCCATGCTGCGGCACAAAACGAAACGTGCAATTTCATCTCCCCCATACAGATGTGACAGCTAGCCGCGTCACGTGTGGAGGTGGAAGCCCATCCATGCGAGACTTCATGCATGCACGCTCTACGACTTTTTTTACACAACTGTGAACTATGATAGTTAAGAATGCAAGGCGAAGCACACTCCCAAGCAGTGGCCTCAGTCACACGGGGGTATGTTCATTACACCCCAGCGTGATCACGCGGGCACTGAGCATGCCTTGAGCCACCACAGCGAGTTGATGAGCCCCCTGATGTGTATCCCCAGCCAGACGATTTTGCATGTGCTCGACTGCGTACGCCTCCCCGTCCCCTTGAGACTACTGATCGTAACAGCGCATGACGATGAGAGTTGCAGAATTATTCACGTGCCATGGATGCGACTAAGTTCTAAGCGCACTCCACTTGTTTCGAGTCCTCGATTGTCAAAATGCAAGACAAGAAGCTACAGAAGCATTGCTCGCGCCAGGAGAACGCTCGAAAGGGAGGCGAACGGACACGGGACAAAATGATCTCAGCCGATATGCGCGCCGAGCCTCCGTCCGTTTTGCTCTTCCAGTTGTGTTGCGGAGCAGTGCAACAGTATCACGACGCAGGCAATCTACTGATGTAGGTCACGCACGCAGTGAAGAGATGACCGCAATTTGAAATTCCATTTGCGCTTACCTGTCTTCCCAGCCAGTACATCATGCCGATCGCCGCAGCATCTTGAGGCCCGTACCTGCACCATAACGAGAAGGACAGCGATGAAGCCTTAGGCGCAAATGCGAAAACGCGCATACCTACCACAGGAAAATTCTGGCACATGCATCACTTGCAGACAGGTTTGCTTGGGGTAAGGATCTCCGCCAGTGCTCTGCCGAAGGTCATGGTTCGACGAGCCGAACACAAAGCGGTGTGTTGACGTCAACATCTTCAGATTAGTTTAGTACAAGAACTCTGCCGTCTATACGATCCATGCATGTCCCACCTCTTGATACTAACTAGTGGGGGAGTACAGGGAGCAGGGAAAAATATCCCCCATGTCAccccttcctcccccccacGCCCTACGACCTCCGTTCGACGGAGAAGCGACCCCGCCACCGACGACGCATTGTGTGAAGTCTGGGCACATTTCGCAGCCTGGCGCATCGTACATGAGTGGAAAATGCCTTAATACAATATAGCACCACATCACAGGAGCGGGAAGCAAGTTTGCAAGGCCCGACCCTGGCTAGCTTTCCGGTCCGCGCCTAGGTGAGTTTCGCCAGGAGTTTGCCCAAGAGAAAACTACACGCGGAGCATTTTACTTACCAAACGCAGGCAGCGATACAGCACTGAACAAGCAGGGAATCAGCTCGGAAAGTAAGGGAAGGAAAGCCAGGGACTCTCATGGCGACGGTAGAAAGGATATGAATTTGCGAAGACACCAGTGCGCGGACCGGGGTGCACAAACTGAAAAAATAAACTCAGGAGCACGATGTGTTGTTGCAGCGTCTTCTAATCAAAATGTCTCTAATAAAGCTCATGAGTTGTTCAAAACGGCGAGAAAATCCCGCGTACTTTGGAAAGG is a genomic window of Besnoitia besnoiti strain Bb-Ger1 chromosome IV, whole genome shotgun sequence containing:
- a CDS encoding hypothetical protein (encoded by transcript BESB_055350), which codes for MRVPGFPSLTFRADSLLVQCCIAACVWYGPQDAAAIGMMYWLGRQHGKKVTTPHKLSVDSQTAFQNFLRRKNLTSQQVTVDWKGADGFVSLRS